The Afipia massiliensis genome has a segment encoding these proteins:
- a CDS encoding TIGR02301 family protein: protein MLKRIFAIFLLAAMAGPVPVRAQDAAAPFDGDLQRLAEILGTLHYLRGICGTNEGQKWRAEMQALVDAETPSGERRNRMIASFNRGYNGFQQTYRSCTPAANVAIRRYLEEGSKISRDLTARYAN, encoded by the coding sequence ATGCTGAAGCGGATTTTCGCGATTTTCCTTTTGGCGGCAATGGCCGGTCCGGTTCCGGTCCGGGCCCAGGACGCGGCTGCGCCGTTCGACGGCGACCTGCAGAGGCTCGCTGAAATCCTCGGCACCCTGCATTACCTGCGCGGAATCTGCGGCACCAATGAAGGCCAGAAGTGGCGCGCCGAAATGCAGGCGCTGGTCGATGCCGAGACGCCCTCCGGCGAACGGCGCAACCGCATGATCGCAAGCTTCAACCGTGGCTATAACGGGTTCCAGCAGACCTACCGCTCCTGCACCCCGGCCGCGAATGTCGCGATTCGCCGTTATCTCGAAGAAGGCTCGAAAATCTCGCGTGACCTGACCGCGCGTTACGCCAACTGA
- a CDS encoding sensor histidine kinase: MSPVRYLAPLRDVENENDQLRQLLIQAGVEAHAHVVAAKLQTVLIGELHHRVKNMLAIASAIASQSLRGATSIEAAEKTIASRLAALGISHDLLIRESWTGAGCRTLIENAILAFQTEGLAQFTITGENIAVSSGPAVGLSMVIHELSTNALKYGALSVPGGRVSITWSVDVEAERFKLEWRESGGPIVIEPKTKSFGSRFIEQALPGQLQGEARLIFEPTGLVCDVNIPISSLQEPVIALK, translated from the coding sequence ATGAGTCCTGTGAGATATCTCGCGCCGCTGCGTGACGTCGAGAACGAAAACGACCAGCTTCGGCAGTTGCTCATTCAGGCAGGTGTCGAAGCCCACGCCCATGTTGTCGCCGCAAAGCTCCAGACCGTCCTGATCGGGGAGCTTCATCACAGGGTCAAGAACATGCTGGCGATTGCCTCGGCGATCGCCTCGCAAAGCCTGCGCGGCGCGACCAGCATCGAGGCGGCGGAGAAGACCATCGCCAGCCGCCTGGCTGCACTGGGGATTTCCCACGATCTTCTCATTCGCGAGAGCTGGACCGGCGCGGGTTGCCGGACGCTGATCGAAAACGCGATTCTCGCGTTCCAGACCGAAGGGCTGGCGCAGTTCACGATCACCGGCGAGAACATCGCCGTGTCGTCGGGACCCGCGGTCGGATTGTCGATGGTGATCCATGAACTCAGCACCAACGCGCTGAAATACGGCGCGCTGTCGGTGCCCGGAGGCCGCGTCTCAATCACATGGTCGGTCGATGTCGAGGCGGAGCGCTTCAAGCTTGAATGGCGCGAAAGCGGCGGTCCCATCGTCATTGAACCAAAAACAAAAAGTTTTGGCAGCCGCTTCATCGAGCAAGCCTTGCCCGGCCAGCTCCAAGGCGAAGCACGATTGATCTTTGAACCAACCGGCCTCGTCTGCGACGTCAATATCCCGATAAGTTCGCTGCAGGAGCCGGTGATCGCGCTCAAGTAG
- a CDS encoding transglutaminase-like domain-containing protein → MRIRVGYEMIYDFPQATPMIMVLGTHFTRASDVITPDYLTTTPSVPIFPYRDMFGNWCSRMVAPPGRMRLYADGMVRDSGLPDVIVTSAVQHAVEDLPPDTLVYLLGSRYCETDRLSDIAWKLFEKTPPGWARVQAICDVVHNHIKFGYEHARATMTAYEVYHEGKGVCRDYAHLAVTFCRCMNIPARYCTGYLSDIGTPKPWVGDFAGWFEAYIGGRWQMFDPRNNVPRIGRVLIAQGRDASDVPITQTFGPNTLVSFKVWTDEVD, encoded by the coding sequence ATCAGGATTCGCGTCGGCTACGAGATGATCTACGATTTTCCGCAGGCCACGCCGATGATCATGGTGCTGGGTACGCACTTCACGCGCGCATCGGATGTGATCACGCCCGATTACCTCACCACCACGCCTTCGGTTCCAATTTTTCCCTATCGCGATATGTTCGGCAACTGGTGCAGCCGCATGGTCGCGCCGCCGGGCAGGATGCGCCTGTACGCCGATGGCATGGTCCGCGACAGCGGGCTGCCTGATGTCATTGTCACGTCGGCCGTCCAGCATGCGGTGGAGGATCTGCCGCCGGATACGCTGGTTTATTTGCTGGGCAGCCGGTACTGCGAAACGGATCGCCTGTCGGATATCGCGTGGAAGCTGTTCGAGAAGACGCCGCCGGGCTGGGCGCGCGTGCAGGCGATCTGCGATGTCGTTCATAACCATATCAAGTTTGGCTACGAACACGCGCGGGCGACCATGACCGCGTATGAAGTTTATCACGAGGGCAAGGGCGTCTGCCGCGACTACGCGCATCTTGCCGTCACGTTCTGCCGCTGCATGAATATTCCGGCGCGATACTGCACGGGCTATCTCAGCGACATCGGCACACCGAAGCCGTGGGTGGGGGATTTTGCCGGCTGGTTCGAGGCCTATATCGGCGGCCGCTGGCAAATGTTCGATCCACGCAACAATGTGCCGCGGATCGGTCGCGTGCTGATCGCGCAGGGCCGCGATGCATCCGACGTTCCGATCACGCAGACATTCGGGCCGAACACGCTGGTCAGCTTCAAGGTCTGGACCGACGAGGTCGACTGA
- a CDS encoding dihydroorotase, with the protein MAQTFDVILKSGTVVNQDGEGVRDIGISGGRIAEIGSLGGASAGEVIDCKGLHILPGVMDTQVHFREPGLTHKEDLETGSRSAVLGGVTAVFEMPNTNPLTVTEETFTAKVKAGQHRMHCDFAFFIGGTRENVNHLPDLERAPGCAGVKVFIGSSTGSLLVEDDDSLRRIFKVIRRRAAFHAEDEYRLNDRKHLRIEGDPRSHPVWRDEDAALIATQRLVTLARETGKRIHVLHISTKQEIEYLRGHKDVASCEATPHHLTLAGPEAYERLGTRAQMNPPVRDASHRDGIWRGIEQGIIDVLGSDHAPHTLEEKDKVYPASPSGMTGVQTLVPIMLDHVNAGKLSLARFVDLTSAGPARLFNIACKGRIAAGYDADFTVVDMKREETITNKWVASRAGWTPYDGVKVKGWPVGTFVRGRRVMWQGELATPSTGETVRFLETLKA; encoded by the coding sequence TTGGCCCAGACATTTGATGTGATCCTGAAATCCGGCACCGTGGTCAACCAGGACGGCGAGGGGGTCCGGGATATCGGCATTTCCGGCGGGCGAATCGCGGAAATCGGGTCGCTCGGGGGCGCCAGCGCGGGTGAAGTAATCGACTGCAAGGGCCTGCACATCCTGCCCGGCGTGATGGACACGCAGGTGCATTTCCGCGAACCCGGCCTGACTCACAAGGAAGATCTGGAGACCGGATCGCGCAGTGCGGTTCTGGGCGGCGTCACCGCCGTGTTCGAGATGCCGAACACCAATCCGCTGACCGTGACCGAGGAAACCTTCACCGCCAAAGTGAAGGCCGGGCAGCACCGGATGCATTGCGATTTCGCGTTCTTCATCGGCGGCACCCGCGAGAACGTCAATCATCTGCCCGATCTCGAACGCGCGCCGGGCTGCGCGGGCGTGAAGGTGTTCATCGGATCAAGCACCGGCTCGCTGCTGGTGGAAGACGACGACAGCCTGCGCCGCATTTTCAAGGTGATCCGTCGCCGCGCCGCATTTCATGCCGAGGACGAATACCGTCTCAACGACCGCAAGCATCTGCGCATCGAGGGCGATCCACGCTCGCATCCGGTCTGGCGCGACGAGGACGCGGCATTGATCGCGACACAGCGTCTGGTGACGCTGGCGCGCGAGACGGGAAAGCGCATTCATGTTCTGCACATCTCGACCAAGCAGGAAATCGAATATCTGCGCGGCCACAAGGACGTCGCCTCCTGCGAGGCAACGCCGCACCACCTCACGCTCGCAGGCCCCGAGGCCTACGAGCGGCTCGGCACCCGCGCGCAGATGAATCCGCCGGTGCGCGACGCCAGCCACCGCGACGGCATCTGGCGCGGCATCGAGCAGGGCATCATCGACGTGCTCGGCTCAGACCATGCGCCGCATACGCTGGAAGAGAAGGACAAGGTCTATCCCGCGTCGCCGTCCGGCATGACCGGCGTTCAGACGCTGGTGCCGATCATGCTGGATCATGTGAACGCCGGGAAGCTGTCGCTGGCGCGCTTTGTCGATCTCACCAGCGCCGGCCCGGCGCGGCTGTTTAATATTGCCTGCAAGGGCCGCATCGCGGCGGGTTACGACGCGGACTTCACCGTCGTGGACATGAAGCGCGAGGAAACCATCACCAACAAGTGGGTCGCCTCGCGCGCAGGCTGGACGCCGTATGACGGCGTGAAGGTCAAGGGCTGGCCGGTGGGCACCTTTGTGCGCGGCAGGCGCGTGATGTGGCAGGGCGAACTCGCGACCCCATCGACCGGCGAGACCGTGCGGTTTCTGGAAACGCTGAAGGCGTGA
- a CDS encoding YgfZ/GcvT domain-containing protein translates to MKAAFLPDRGVVKVSGEDARAFLDGLLTTNVELVRPGIGRFGALLTPQGKIIVDFLVTEAPEAHGGGFVFDCPLVLAQALTDRLGFYKLRAKVTVDNLSSQLGVMAAWGGTPAMTPDLAFEDPRDPQLGWRIFVPDDLVDETAAAIGAEVDESDAYETHRIACGIPRGGVDFIYSDAFPHETNMDRLHGVDFDKGCYVGQEVVSRMEHRGTARTRTIRVRLDGSVPEIGLPVTAGDKPVGTMGSSANGLGLALLRTDRVSDALDAGLALTAGGLPISLVSPDDVKAAPKKASA, encoded by the coding sequence ATGAAAGCAGCGTTTCTGCCGGATCGCGGCGTCGTCAAAGTGAGCGGCGAAGATGCGAGGGCATTCCTCGACGGCCTCCTGACCACCAATGTGGAACTGGTGCGCCCCGGCATCGGCCGGTTCGGCGCGCTGCTGACGCCGCAGGGCAAGATCATCGTGGACTTTCTCGTCACCGAAGCGCCGGAGGCCCATGGCGGCGGCTTCGTGTTCGATTGTCCGCTGGTGCTCGCACAGGCGCTGACCGACCGCCTCGGCTTCTACAAGCTGCGCGCGAAGGTCACCGTCGATAACCTGTCGTCGCAGCTCGGCGTGATGGCCGCATGGGGCGGCACGCCCGCGATGACGCCCGACCTCGCGTTCGAAGACCCGCGCGATCCGCAGCTCGGGTGGCGCATCTTCGTGCCCGACGATCTGGTGGACGAGACGGCGGCCGCCATCGGTGCGGAGGTCGACGAGAGCGACGCCTACGAGACGCACCGCATCGCCTGCGGCATCCCGCGCGGCGGCGTCGATTTCATCTACAGCGACGCCTTCCCGCACGAAACCAACATGGATCGCCTGCACGGCGTCGATTTCGACAAGGGCTGCTATGTCGGCCAGGAGGTCGTGTCGCGCATGGAGCATCGCGGCACCGCACGGACGCGCACCATCCGCGTGCGCCTCGACGGCTCGGTGCCGGAAATCGGCCTGCCGGTCACCGCCGGTGACAAGCCGGTCGGCACCATGGGCTCGTCCGCCAACGGCCTTGGCCTCGCGCTGCTGCGCACCGACCGCGTCTCCGATGCACTCGACGCCGGACTGGCGCTGACTGCGGGCGGCCTCCCGATCAGTCTTGTTTCGCCTGATGACGTGAAGGCCGCGCCGAAGAAGGCCTCGGCATGA
- a CDS encoding DNA-3-methyladenine glycosylase I: protein MKSVRLHDDGLVRCPWPGEDPLYMAYHDNEWGVPEYDDRALFEKLILDGFQAGLSWITILRKRDNFRKAFDEFEPAKIARYSDKKVAALMNDAGIVRNRAKIEGTVNSAKAYLKIMEEGPGFSAFLWDFVDGKPKVNNFKTTASVPAATPLSTTMSKELIGRGFKFVGPTIVYAFMQATGMVNDHLVTCHCHDKCGKMKKPKRR, encoded by the coding sequence ATGAAAAGCGTGCGCCTGCACGACGACGGGTTGGTGCGCTGCCCGTGGCCGGGCGAAGACCCGCTCTACATGGCCTATCACGACAATGAATGGGGCGTTCCGGAATACGACGACCGCGCGCTGTTCGAAAAACTGATCCTCGACGGATTTCAGGCCGGTCTGTCGTGGATCACGATCCTGCGCAAGCGCGACAATTTCCGAAAGGCATTCGATGAATTCGAGCCGGCGAAAATCGCACGCTACAGCGACAAGAAAGTCGCCGCGCTGATGAATGACGCCGGCATCGTGCGCAACCGCGCCAAGATCGAGGGTACGGTCAACAGCGCCAAGGCCTATCTGAAGATCATGGAAGAAGGTCCCGGGTTCTCGGCGTTCCTGTGGGACTTCGTCGACGGCAAGCCCAAGGTCAACAATTTCAAGACCACGGCGTCGGTGCCTGCCGCAACCCCGCTTTCGACGACAATGTCCAAGGAGTTGATCGGCCGCGGCTTCAAGTTCGTGGGCCCGACCATCGTGTACGCCTTCATGCAGGCCACCGGCATGGTCAACGATCATCTCGTGACCTGCCACTGCCATGACAAGTGCGGAAAAATGAAGAAGCCGAAGCGGCGCTGA
- a CDS encoding YfbR-like 5'-deoxynucleotidase, with translation MTAKKTAPHKPSPRAWQRMLSGRRLDLLDPSPLDIEVEDIAHGLARVARWNGQTHGAHIFSVAQHTLLVEAVLRQQTPRVDHRVRLAAMLHDAPEYVIGDMISPFKAVIGGSYKVVEKRLLSAIHIRFGLPAVLSAEIERQIKAADMGAAYLEATHLAGFAQAEARRLFGRDPKLPAATEKDYVTPWSAGRAEKQFLARFKTLFSNNP, from the coding sequence ATGACCGCCAAGAAAACAGCACCGCACAAGCCATCTCCCCGCGCCTGGCAGCGCATGCTGTCGGGCCGCCGCCTCGATCTGCTCGATCCCTCGCCGCTCGACATCGAAGTCGAGGACATCGCTCATGGTCTCGCGCGAGTCGCGCGCTGGAACGGGCAGACCCACGGCGCGCATATCTTCTCGGTGGCGCAGCACACGCTGCTGGTCGAAGCCGTGCTGCGCCAGCAGACGCCGCGCGTCGATCATCGCGTGCGGTTGGCGGCGATGCTGCACGACGCGCCGGAATACGTCATCGGCGACATGATCTCGCCGTTCAAAGCGGTGATCGGCGGCTCCTACAAGGTGGTCGAGAAGCGGCTGCTGTCCGCGATCCATATCCGCTTCGGGCTGCCCGCCGTGCTCTCGGCCGAGATCGAACGGCAGATCAAGGCCGCCGACATGGGCGCGGCGTATCTGGAGGCGACGCATCTGGCGGGCTTCGCGCAGGCCGAAGCCCGGCGCCTGTTCGGCCGCGATCCGAAGCTGCCCGCCGCCACCGAAAAGGATTACGTGACCCCATGGTCCGCCGGGCGGGCGGAAAAGCAGTTTCTCGCGCGATTCAAGACCTTGTTCAGCAACAATCCTTGA
- a CDS encoding OmpA family protein has translation MSTTGAAKAADCPPIGSLPNYIGEPKPTLHNHNTSDFKVKRGEETENISVAGKKCFQAYRLKDDAQAMSDIEIQTNYREQVKKLGGQILFADEHNMTGKIVKGAQETWVAVYNEERLIEVTVVDKAAFKPSLLPPSGSDYRLAGRMPKFVADPPVKRNFDKVAFKIHDGDDTREVQVAGARHSVAYRAANPREGASPLEVQENYKATFLAAGGQVVFSEPNLIVMRLEDKGQSIWVSVYAEESLIELTAIEEKPFQSSVQPPTASALKTALDKDGRVSLYINFDFNKAALKPDAAPIIEQVVKLLKDNPALKLEIGGHTDNIGGRDYNVKLSGSRAGSVVSALAAQGIDAKRLNAAGYGPDKPVTTNDTDEGRAKNRRVELVKS, from the coding sequence TTGAGCACGACGGGCGCGGCAAAAGCCGCAGATTGCCCTCCGATCGGAAGCCTTCCGAATTACATCGGCGAACCGAAGCCGACACTGCACAATCACAACACATCCGATTTCAAGGTGAAGCGCGGCGAGGAAACCGAAAACATTTCGGTGGCCGGAAAGAAATGTTTCCAGGCCTACCGGCTCAAGGACGACGCCCAGGCGATGAGCGACATTGAAATCCAGACCAACTACCGCGAGCAGGTCAAGAAGCTGGGCGGCCAGATCCTGTTTGCGGACGAGCACAACATGACGGGAAAAATCGTGAAGGGCGCGCAGGAAACCTGGGTCGCGGTCTACAACGAGGAGCGCCTGATCGAGGTCACGGTTGTCGACAAGGCCGCGTTCAAGCCGTCGCTGCTGCCGCCGTCGGGCAGTGACTACCGGCTCGCCGGCCGCATGCCGAAATTTGTCGCCGATCCGCCGGTGAAGCGCAACTTCGACAAGGTGGCCTTCAAGATTCACGACGGCGACGATACGCGCGAGGTACAGGTCGCAGGCGCGAGGCATTCCGTCGCCTACCGGGCAGCCAATCCGCGGGAGGGCGCGAGCCCTCTTGAAGTCCAGGAAAACTACAAGGCCACGTTTCTCGCGGCAGGCGGACAGGTCGTGTTTTCCGAACCCAACCTCATTGTCATGCGCCTTGAGGACAAGGGACAGTCGATCTGGGTCAGCGTCTACGCCGAAGAAAGCCTGATCGAACTCACCGCGATCGAGGAAAAGCCGTTCCAGTCCAGCGTCCAGCCGCCCACGGCGAGCGCGCTGAAGACCGCGCTCGACAAGGATGGCCGCGTCTCCCTCTACATCAATTTCGATTTCAACAAGGCGGCGCTGAAGCCCGACGCCGCACCCATCATCGAGCAGGTCGTCAAGCTGCTGAAGGACAATCCCGCGCTCAAGCTCGAGATCGGCGGCCACACCGACAATATCGGGGGCCGCGATTACAATGTGAAACTGTCGGGCAGTCGCGCCGGCAGCGTTGTCTCCGCCCTTGCGGCGCAAGGGATCGATGCCAAGCGGCTGAACGCCGCTGGCTATGGCCCCGACAAGCCTGTGACCACCAACGACACCGATGAAGGGCGCGCCAAGAACCGGCGCGTCGAACTGGTCAAATCCTGA
- a CDS encoding tyrosine phosphatase family protein produces MIHVCSLAALPATVEATGAQHILTVMANVAQVVRPVSVLEANHLRIQMDDINEPALGFVAPSHAHVEQALAFIRKWDRTAPMVIHCYAGISRSTASAFMAACALNPNRDETSIARQIRAASPSAYPNRLIVTLADEVLGRDGRMVRALDAMGPGNMTIEGRPFRVDLE; encoded by the coding sequence ATGATTCACGTCTGCTCGCTTGCCGCCCTGCCCGCCACCGTCGAAGCCACCGGCGCGCAACATATCCTCACCGTGATGGCCAATGTCGCGCAGGTGGTGCGTCCGGTGTCGGTGCTGGAAGCCAATCACCTGCGCATCCAGATGGACGACATCAACGAGCCCGCGCTGGGTTTCGTCGCGCCGTCGCACGCCCATGTCGAGCAGGCGCTGGCCTTCATCCGCAAGTGGGACCGCACAGCACCCATGGTCATTCACTGTTACGCCGGGATCAGCCGCTCCACCGCCAGCGCGTTCATGGCGGCCTGCGCGCTCAATCCAAATCGCGACGAGACCTCCATCGCCCGGCAGATCCGCGCCGCATCGCCGAGCGCGTATCCCAACCGCCTGATCGTCACGCTGGCGGACGAGGTGCTGGGACGCGACGGGCGCATGGTTCGCGCGCTCGATGCGATGGGTCCGGGCAACATGACCATCGAGGGTCGCCCGTTCCGCGTGGATCTCGAATGA
- a CDS encoding NUDIX hydrolase — protein sequence MTDKILTPIEIGLTAAIVSIDGNEPSILTASGNDGEALEGLPFGPFDAVAHRTLEIGLRAWVEEQTGLRLGYVEQLYTFGDRGRHAQRGDTDAHVASVGYLALTRAADNTSKPQVAGATFKPWYRYFPWEDWRDARPAIIEKEIIPALETWAAQEKPDTERALARGDRVRLCFGTHGAQWDEERVLDRYELLYEAGLIEESRRDERPAALARKAMPALGAPMRFDHRRILATAIARLRAKLKYRPVVFELLPPEFTLTDLQRTVEAISGRHLHKQNFRRLVEAGALVEPTGEMSTQTGGRPAALFRFRREVLQERPAPGLRVRGRR from the coding sequence ATGACCGATAAAATTCTCACGCCAATCGAGATCGGTTTGACCGCCGCCATCGTGTCGATCGACGGCAACGAACCGTCGATCCTGACCGCATCCGGCAACGACGGCGAGGCGCTGGAAGGCCTGCCGTTCGGCCCGTTCGACGCGGTGGCGCATCGCACGCTGGAAATCGGCCTGCGCGCGTGGGTGGAAGAACAGACCGGCCTGCGCCTCGGCTATGTCGAGCAGCTTTATACGTTCGGCGATCGCGGCCGCCACGCCCAGCGCGGCGACACCGACGCGCATGTTGCATCGGTCGGTTATCTGGCGCTGACACGCGCCGCGGACAACACCTCGAAGCCGCAGGTGGCGGGCGCGACGTTCAAGCCGTGGTACCGCTACTTTCCGTGGGAAGACTGGCGCGATGCGCGCCCCGCAATCATCGAGAAAGAAATCATTCCCGCGCTTGAGACCTGGGCCGCGCAGGAAAAGCCTGATACCGAGCGCGCGCTGGCGCGCGGCGACCGCGTGCGGCTTTGTTTCGGCACCCACGGTGCGCAGTGGGACGAAGAGCGCGTGCTCGACCGCTATGAGCTGCTTTACGAGGCCGGACTGATCGAGGAATCGCGGCGCGACGAGCGGCCCGCGGCACTGGCGCGCAAGGCCATGCCTGCGCTCGGCGCGCCGATGCGCTTCGATCACCGCAGGATTCTGGCCACCGCCATCGCGCGGCTGCGCGCCAAGCTGAAATATCGTCCGGTGGTGTTTGAACTTCTGCCGCCGGAGTTCACACTAACTGACTTGCAGCGGACCGTTGAGGCGATCTCGGGGCGTCATTTGCACAAGCAGAATTTCCGCCGGCTGGTGGAGGCCGGCGCGCTGGTCGAACCCACCGGCGAGATGTCGACCCAGACCGGCGGACGGCCGGCGGCGCTGTTTCGCTTCCGCCGCGAAGTATTGCAGGAGCGGCCCGCACCGGGATTGCGCGTGCGCGGCCGCCGTTAG
- a CDS encoding DUF2339 domain-containing protein, which translates to MEFIAIVIAIVAFIFARKASNRSLELSARMAQLEASLAGGARPATLPAADAPIAPPIVPDTAASETETTEKAPSTPPPLPPAGSRYRETVDGALPGTPATPAQAGPGFEERIGFEERLGFEERLGTRWVVWVGGLTLALGGVFLVKYSIEAGLLGPEVRVLLGGLFALGLLAVGEFARRKESLLPIAALPKANIPAILTAAGTAVAFATVYASYALYGFLSPPIAFVLLGAVALGTLAAALLHGRALAGLGVVGAFVTPVLVSSDKPDYWALYIYIAIVTAAAFGLARIRLWRWLAVTTIAFGALWMLFDIVRPDTLGPHAFDIIVSFALAALLVVAGFMFGPPADQGRVEPVSSISLGVFLFGAAVLVLINNHADPAMIVFTLLVAATFAIAWRAESATAAIGAAAVLVFAVFAEWAIRANPDLAVVPGGAMPGIGTRADDGSIGMHLITAAGFGVAFGAAGFLAQGRSIGAIVPVIWAAAGVFTPLALLIALYARIAHLDRSIPFAIIAIAVAAAFAAATELLTRREARPGQMISTALFATGTLAALALAFTFALEKGWLTIALALMSLGTAWISMKRPIPFLRSLAAILAGIVVLRVGYEPRIAGNDLGTTPIFNWLLLGYGIPAASFWLGSIFLRRRGDDGPLRSVEAAAILFAVLLAFTQIRHYINNGDIYRTSSSLIEVGLQVCVALAMAIGLERLRIRTGSVIHNIGALLLTWFAGLAILFGLFFIANPLIWRIEIAGAFFNPLILGYAIPAILALLLSYAVAGRRAAAYANTIAAGALVLALAYITLQIRHLYHGPYLNSFRTFDAEQYTYSVAWLVFGVILLGIGLLLPSQRARLASAVMIAITILKVFLIDMSNLTGAYRAFSFIGLGLVLVAIGWLYQRILFRQTTTPPAPGSTTA; encoded by the coding sequence ATGGAATTTATTGCAATCGTCATTGCGATTGTTGCTTTCATTTTTGCACGCAAGGCCAGCAACAGATCTCTCGAACTGAGCGCGCGGATGGCGCAGCTCGAAGCTTCGCTCGCAGGCGGCGCACGTCCGGCAACATTGCCAGCGGCGGACGCCCCCATCGCACCGCCGATTGTGCCAGACACTGCAGCATCCGAGACGGAGACAACTGAAAAGGCTCCGTCAACGCCGCCGCCGCTTCCACCTGCAGGATCTCGCTACCGGGAGACGGTTGACGGCGCGCTGCCGGGCACACCGGCGACACCTGCGCAGGCTGGTCCCGGATTCGAAGAACGAATTGGTTTTGAAGAAAGACTCGGTTTTGAGGAAAGACTTGGCACCCGCTGGGTGGTCTGGGTCGGCGGGTTGACGCTGGCGCTCGGCGGCGTGTTTCTCGTCAAGTATTCCATCGAAGCCGGCCTGCTCGGCCCCGAGGTGCGCGTCTTGCTCGGCGGCCTGTTCGCGCTTGGGCTGCTTGCTGTCGGCGAATTCGCGCGCCGCAAGGAGAGCCTCTTGCCGATTGCGGCGCTGCCAAAAGCCAACATCCCTGCGATTCTCACCGCAGCTGGAACCGCCGTCGCCTTCGCAACCGTCTACGCGTCCTACGCGCTCTACGGTTTTCTGTCGCCGCCCATCGCATTCGTCCTGCTCGGCGCGGTTGCGCTCGGCACGCTTGCGGCTGCACTTTTGCACGGCCGCGCGCTTGCAGGGCTCGGCGTGGTCGGCGCATTCGTGACGCCGGTGCTGGTGTCGTCGGACAAGCCGGATTACTGGGCGCTCTACATCTACATCGCCATCGTCACCGCGGCGGCGTTCGGTCTGGCACGGATCCGGCTGTGGCGCTGGCTGGCCGTTACGACCATCGCGTTCGGCGCGCTCTGGATGCTGTTCGATATCGTGCGTCCCGATACGCTCGGCCCGCATGCGTTCGACATCATCGTTAGCTTCGCGCTCGCGGCACTTCTGGTGGTCGCCGGATTCATGTTCGGACCGCCCGCCGATCAGGGCCGCGTTGAGCCGGTGTCGTCGATTTCACTGGGCGTGTTCCTGTTCGGCGCAGCCGTGCTCGTTCTCATCAACAATCACGCCGACCCCGCCATGATCGTGTTCACGCTGCTGGTGGCGGCCACGTTCGCCATCGCATGGCGTGCGGAGAGCGCGACCGCCGCAATCGGTGCTGCCGCCGTGCTGGTGTTCGCGGTGTTCGCGGAATGGGCCATTCGCGCCAATCCAGATCTCGCCGTGGTGCCCGGCGGCGCGATGCCCGGCATCGGCACACGCGCCGATGATGGATCGATCGGCATGCATCTCATCACCGCGGCGGGTTTCGGCGTAGCGTTCGGCGCGGCGGGATTTCTCGCACAGGGCCGCTCCATCGGCGCCATTGTCCCGGTGATCTGGGCAGCGGCCGGCGTGTTCACGCCCCTCGCGTTGCTGATCGCGCTCTACGCACGCATCGCGCATCTGGATCGCTCGATTCCGTTCGCGATCATCGCCATCGCCGTTGCTGCTGCCTTCGCCGCGGCGACCGAATTGCTCACGCGCCGCGAAGCACGTCCCGGCCAGATGATTTCAACGGCGCTGTTCGCCACCGGCACGCTCGCCGCACTGGCGCTGGCGTTTACGTTCGCGCTGGAAAAAGGCTGGCTCACCATCGCGCTCGCCCTGATGTCGCTCGGCACCGCGTGGATTTCCATGAAGCGGCCGATCCCGTTCCTGCGTTCGCTCGCTGCTATTCTGGCGGGCATCGTGGTGCTGCGGGTCGGCTACGAGCCGCGCATCGCCGGCAACGATCTCGGCACCACGCCGATCTTCAACTGGCTGCTGCTCGGCTACGGCATTCCGGCAGCCTCATTCTGGCTCGGCAGCATCTTCCTGCGCCGGCGCGGCGACGATGGTCCGCTCCGTAGCGTGGAAGCCGCCGCGATCCTGTTCGCGGTGCTGCTCGCCTTCACCCAGATCCGCCACTACATCAACAACGGCGACATCTATCGTACATCGTCGAGCCTGATCGAGGTCGGCCTGCAGGTCTGCGTCGCACTCGCGATGGCGATCGGGCTGGAGCGGCTTCGCATCCGGACAGGGAGCGTCATTCATAACATCGGGGCGTTGCTGCTGACATGGTTCGCGGGCCTCGCGATCCTGTTCGGGCTATTCTTCATCGCAAACCCGCTGATCTGGCGGATCGAGATCGCGGGAGCGTTCTTCAATCCGCTGATCCTCGGCTACGCGATCCCGGCCATCCTCGCGCTGCTGCTGTCCTACGCCGTGGCGGGACGCCGCGCCGCGGCCTATGCCAACACCATCGCGGCCGGCGCGCTCGTCCTTGCGCTGGCCTACATCACACTGCAAATCCGTCACCTCTATCACGGGCCGTATCTGAACAGCTTCCGCACCTTCGACGCCGAGCAGTACACCTACTCGGTGGCGTGGCTGGTGTTCGGCGTGATCCTGCTGGGGATTGGCCTGCTGCTGCCGTCGCAGCGCGCGCGCCTTGCGTCGGCGGTGATGATCGCCATCACCATTCTCAAAGTGTTCCTGATCGACATGTCGAACCTGACCGGGGCCTACCGGGCGTTCTCGTTCATCGGTCTGGGACTGGTGCTGGTGGCAATCGGATGGCTGTATCAGCGCATTCTGTTCAGGCAGACGACAACGCCGCCGGCTCCAGGCAGCACGACGGCGTGA